One Pyrus communis chromosome 13, drPyrComm1.1, whole genome shotgun sequence genomic window carries:
- the LOC137713099 gene encoding probable calcium-binding protein CML49, which yields MSGYPHPPPGSGYGSAPPGQAYGAPPQGQPYGAPPQGQHQHQTAQPYGAPSAPYGVPSSAPYGAPAAPYGASYAPDKPYNPDKPHKNQGGGGGYLAPAPGYGSPFAALVPSVFPPGTDPNVIACFQLADQDGSGFIDDKEMQRALSSYNQSFSLRTVHLLMYLFTQTNTRKIGPKEFAALFYSLQSWRGVFERFDRDRSGFIDANELRDALLSLGFAVSPVVLELLVSKFDKTGGKKRAIEYDNFIECCLTVKGLTEKFKEKDKAYTGMGTFSYEEFMLTVLPFLIA from the exons atgtcaGGCTACCCACACCCTCCTCCCGGCTCCGGCTACGGAAGCGCACCGCCAGGCCAAGCCTACGGCGCGCCGCCCCAAGGCCAACCCTACGGCGCCCCACCCCAAGGGCAGCACCAGCACCAGACAGCTCAACCCTACGGTGCTCCGTCTGCACCTTACGGCGTCCCATCCTCCGCACCATACGGCGCTCCAGCGGCACCGTACGGCGCGTCCTATGCACCAGACAAGCCGTACAATCCAGACAAACCTCACAAGAATCAAGGCGGCGGAGGCGGATATCTGGCGCCTGCTCCGGGATACGGCAGCCCGTTCGCGGCTTTGGTTCCGTCGGTGTTCCCGCCGGGCACCGACCCGAACGTCATAGCTTGCTTTCAGCTGGCGGATCAGGACGGCAGCGGCTTCATCGACGACAAGGAGATGCAGAGAGCTCTGTCGTCGTACAATCAAAGCTTCAGCTTGAGGACTGTTCATCTTCTCATGTACCTCTTCACCCAGACCAACACCAGGAAGATCG GGCCCAAGGAATTCGCTGCACTGTTCTACAGTCTTCAAAGTTGGAGG GGAGTGTTTGAGAGGTTCGACCGGGACAGAAGTGGGTTCATTGATGCAAATGAGTTGAGAGATGCACTGCTGAGTCTGGGATTTGCTGTCTCACCTGTAGTTTTAGAACTGCTGGTCTCTAAATTCGACAAGACTGGAGGCAAAAAGAGGGCCATTGAATATGACAATTTCATCGA GTGCTGTCTAACTGTTAAG GGATTAACCGAGAAGTTTAAGGAGAAGGACAAGGCGTACACTGGTATGGGAACTTTCAGTTACGAGGAGTTCATGTTGACTGTCCTGCCATTCCTCATTGCGTAG
- the LOC137713100 gene encoding probable calcium-binding protein CML50: protein MSGYSHSPPGYGYGYGYGSASPPANPHKNQAGRGGYPAPAPSYGSLFAALVPSVFPPGTDPEIIACFQLADQDSSGFIDDKEMQRALSSYNQRFSLRTVHLLMYLFTRTNTRKIGPKEFAALFYSLKSWRGAFERFDRDRSGFIDANELRDALLSLGFAVSPVVLELLVYKFGKTGGKKRAIEYDKFIECCLTVKGLTEKFKEKDKAYTGVGTFTYEEFMLTVLPFLIA from the exons ATGTCAGGCTACTCACACTCTCCTCCCGGCTATGGCTATGGCTACGGCTACGGCAGCGCTTCACCTCCAGCTAACCCTCACAAGAATCAAGCCGGCAGAGGCGGATACCCCGCGCCTGCTCCAAGTTACGGCAGCCTGTTCGCGGCTTTGGTTCCGTCGGTGTTCCCGCCGGGCACGGATCCGGAAATCATAGCTTGCTTTCAGCTGGCAGATCAGGACAGCAGCGGCTTCATCGACGACAAGGAGATGCAGAGAGCTCTGTCGTCGTACAATCAGAGATTCAGCTTGAGGACTGTTCATCTTCTCATGTACCTTTTCACCCGGACCAACACCAGGAAGATCG GGCCCAAGGAATTCGCTGCACTGTTCTACAGTCTTAAGAGTTGGAGG GGAGCGTTTGAGAGGTTCGACCGGGACAGAAGTGGGTTCATTGATGCAAATGAGTTGAGAGATGCACTGCTGAGTCTGGGATTTGCTGTCTCACCTGTAGTTTTAGAACTGCTGGTCTATAAATTTGGCAAGACTGGAGGCAAAAAGAGGGCCATTGAATATGACAAATTCATCGA GTGCTGTCTGACTGTTAAG GGATTAACTGAGAAGTTTAAGGAGAAGGACAAAGCGTACACCGGTGTGGGAACTTTCACTTATGAGGAGTTCATGTTGACTGTCCTGCCATTCCTCATTGCGTAG